In Romeriopsis navalis LEGE 11480, a single window of DNA contains:
- a CDS encoding AAA-like domain-containing protein has translation METQEALNLVRRLLAPRQLSYLEEVLLSQTIEGRLYREIALDVGYELSYVRDVGSKLWSALSTSTGTAVTKKNVMAILKQQVERTTAPVEHNPQFSLSSFDRAMKGNIAVDGEADGHVIKFPGRSLEPQASTYIERPPIENLVYNSLFEPGSLIRIQAPRQMGKTSLVHRVFDRVSRLGPQSPQMRLVYLNLRQVDQPILSNLDRFLRWFCWTLSQQLGLTPQFKQYWMPEVGAKISCTNYMQEYVLAELDAPLVLAFDDLSRLFHYPEVAQDVLPMFRTWHEEAIVTPSWQKLRLLLLHNAEVDLQLPLSQSPFNVGLAIQLPDLTWLQTQELAQQCGISITAEQDDLVALYELVGGQPYLLQLAFHWLTVRQLPLHELLQKAPSLSGIFRQHLRHYWLVLQTNPSLWEAFESVLLDQTAMGVGLEIQAACWLEELGLIRLEGDRAVVSRSLYQRFFTSQRSVVQTNLTDNDTGGSRALSFRRAIGDDF, from the coding sequence ATGGAAACTCAAGAAGCGTTAAATCTAGTTCGACGGTTGCTTGCACCGCGCCAACTCAGCTATCTCGAAGAAGTGCTGCTGTCCCAAACGATTGAAGGGCGGCTATATCGTGAAATTGCTTTAGATGTGGGGTATGAGCTGAGCTACGTGCGGGATGTTGGTTCCAAGCTATGGAGTGCATTGTCCACCAGCACTGGTACGGCAGTGACCAAAAAGAATGTGATGGCGATTCTGAAGCAGCAGGTTGAACGAACAACAGCACCGGTCGAACATAATCCGCAATTCAGCTTATCGAGCTTCGATCGCGCCATGAAGGGGAATATCGCGGTCGACGGCGAGGCAGATGGTCATGTGATTAAGTTTCCGGGGCGATCGCTAGAACCGCAGGCCTCGACGTATATTGAGCGCCCTCCGATTGAGAATTTGGTCTACAACAGCTTGTTTGAACCAGGCAGTCTTATCCGGATTCAGGCACCACGCCAGATGGGAAAAACATCATTGGTGCATCGGGTGTTCGATCGGGTGAGTCGGTTAGGGCCGCAGTCGCCGCAGATGCGACTGGTCTATCTGAATTTACGTCAGGTGGATCAACCAATTTTGAGTAATCTGGATCGATTTTTGCGTTGGTTTTGTTGGACATTGAGCCAGCAGTTGGGTTTGACGCCACAGTTCAAACAATATTGGATGCCCGAAGTTGGCGCAAAGATTAGTTGCACTAACTATATGCAGGAGTATGTGTTAGCGGAATTAGATGCACCATTGGTGCTTGCCTTTGATGATCTCAGTCGCTTATTTCACTATCCGGAGGTGGCGCAGGATGTGTTGCCGATGTTCCGAACTTGGCATGAGGAGGCGATCGTCACACCCAGCTGGCAAAAACTCCGGCTGTTGCTCTTGCATAATGCAGAAGTTGATTTGCAATTACCACTGAGTCAATCGCCGTTTAATGTGGGCTTAGCCATTCAACTGCCGGATTTGACTTGGCTGCAGACACAGGAATTAGCCCAGCAATGCGGGATTTCGATAACGGCGGAGCAGGATGATTTGGTGGCGTTGTATGAGCTGGTGGGCGGACAACCCTATTTGCTGCAATTGGCATTTCATTGGTTAACCGTACGCCAACTCCCGCTGCATGAACTACTGCAGAAAGCACCGAGCCTAAGCGGCATTTTTCGGCAGCATCTACGGCATTATTGGTTAGTTTTACAGACCAATCCCAGTCTTTGGGAAGCATTTGAGTCGGTATTGCTCGATCAGACGGCAATGGGGGTGGGTTTAGAAATTCAGGCGGCCTGTTGGTTAGAAGAGTTAGGGTTAATCCGACTGGAGGGCGATCGCGCAGTGGTTTCACGATCGCTATATCAGCGTTTTTTTACATCACAGCGATCAGTAGTCCAGACCAATCTGACGGATAATGATACGGGTGGAAGTCGAGCGTTAAGCTTCCGTCGGGCAATAGGTGATGACTTCTAG